The following proteins are co-located in the Amphiura filiformis unplaced genomic scaffold, Afil_fr2py scaffold_230, whole genome shotgun sequence genome:
- the LOC140145350 gene encoding LOW QUALITY PROTEIN: uncharacterized protein (The sequence of the model RefSeq protein was modified relative to this genomic sequence to represent the inferred CDS: deleted 1 base in 1 codon), with product KFQDKRASESDKQGHGKRIKGKDYSENEVQALLKFVEANKPLLFGNGGKGSSKEEKVKARTWKKAAIALRAVGGPERDWQKIRKKWRDLAFLGRNYKSPVTGGGPPLAYNKVLEEVSSILAVEAVHGILPEDESMTDSQESQSSTESVHIHVVPTQSTVPPTQSGKKRRNEDKEESTCSSSTPTKTASIRQCEIHEELLNIERAKLAVSQQSAKSLSTIAEVLKQIHNDLNNLQPSAMDLFNSMQ from the exons AAATTTCAGGATAAGAGAGCTTCAGAGTCAGACAAACAGGGCCATGGCAAAAGAATCAAAGGGAAGGATTATAGCGAGAATGAAGTTCAGGCGCTGTTGAAATTTGTGGAAGCAAATAAGCCTTTGCTTTTTGGCAATGGTGGGAAAGGTAGCAGCAAAGAGGAGAAGGTAAAAGCAAG AACATGGAAAAAAGCTGCGATAGCTTTGAGAGCAGTTGGGGGCCCAGAAAGAGACTGGCAG AAGATTCGCAAAAAGTGGCGTGATTTGGCCTTTCTAGGAAGAAATTACAAATCCCCAGTGACAG gAGGTGGACCACCATTGGCTTATAACAAGGTTCTAGAAGAAGTCTCAAGTATACTCGCTGTGGAAGCTGTACACGGTATTCTTCCTGAAGATGAATCCATGACTGATTCACAG GAATCTCAAAGCTCCACAGAATCGGTTCATATACATGTAGTGCCAACTCAATCTACAGTACCACCAACTCAATCTGGGAAGAAGAGGCGGAATGAGGATAAAGAAGAAAGTACATGTAGCAGTAGCACACCAACCAAAACGGCCTCAATAAGGCAGTGTGAAATACATGAAGAATTGTTAAATATTGAGAGGGCTAAACTCGCTGTCAGTCAGCAATCAGCCAAGAGTTTAAGTACCATTGCTGAAGTGCTGAAGCAGATCCATAATGATCTTAATAATCTACAACCTTCAGCCATGGACTTGTTTAATTCAATGCAGTAA